The window GATGTTAAAAGCTGTTTGAACTTTTACAAAATCCAAAGTCAAACTGCTTCCACTTGAATTGAGAACACTGTCATCCGCACTACAATTTGACATCAACTGTCTCAATATGTCTCCCAATGTTGTTTATCTAGATAATGAACAACAGGGGACTTACAATTGATCCCTGAGGAACACCTGAGTGCAGCTCTATGATGTCAGACTTACAACCACCTGCCTTATTAAACTGGGTTCTATTTGACATGTAGTTCACAAACCACTGTAGAACATGACCGGTAATCCCAATGCACTTCAGTCTCTGCACCAATACAGTATGGTCCACAGTGTCAAATGCCTTTGACGAATCTATTAACATGGCACAATGCAACTTCTTATGCAGAGCACAGTGAATATCATCCAAAACCATACATGTTGTTGTAACAGTGCTGTGGCTTGCCCTGAAACCTGATTGCAAACCACTCAAAATATTGTTTTCCTGGAGGTAGTCTTTAAGCTGCTTATTGCCTAGGAACTCTGTTACTTTTGCCATAACAGACCATTTTGATATGGGCCAATAGTTACTCTATAGAATGGGAACACCTCCTTTCAAAACAGGTAGGACAAAAGCCATCCAATCATCAGCCGAATCAGACCTTCTTGCTTTAGCCCACACAGTATTCCATTTCCTTATGATTTTAGCTAGTTCACCTGAGAACCAAGTGTTGTCTCTGCCCTTAACTATGCATTGTTTGAAAGGGTCATGCTTGTTGCATACATCCTGGAATGCTTTGTGGAAGTAAGAGAAAGCTAATTCAACGGAGGGAGACAGAAGTAGGATTCGTAACCCCACTGCCAGTGGGTATGTGTGGTCCGGCAGCAGCACTACCACAAGACCAGACTCTGGTACGTTGACATTTGCATTGCTACTCAAATATAACCACTCTGTTTTTTTCTATTGGGTTCTGCCACTAGAAACCATACCATAGCCCTAAACATGTAGTTCCAATGGCTCAGTGGGTAGAGCACGGTGCTGGCAAAACCAGGGTTTGAGTCCCGCATGAGCCACATATACTGAATAAATGTGACATACTGTATACGCACACATACAGCCTAGAAACAGTGAAAAAGACAGTCACACATTCAACCTTTACTGTGAACGTGCACATACACAAAAACCCATACAagttcccctgtgtgtgtgtgtgtgtgtgcatccgtatatgtgtctgtgtgaatgcTGTATGACTGTCAATGTCAACAGTTCTGTAAGTCACATTGGATAAAAAAAACTGCTAAATGTCTATCTTATTATTACTATGGTAGACAGCTGGACTGAGCAAATAGAGTATACAGGAAGACTAACTGGAaaaaggaagacagacagacacacattcatCCTTTTGTGtgtacacaccacatacacatgcTTAGAAACTCACTGTACACCTGTCCTGTCTGCACCTAGTCTCAACAATAATAAACGCAGACTACcttgtcattgaagacaggtgaTACTGTCCTTTGgtctcaaatacacacacatgcacacacatgcacgcacacactcacacctacacacacacctcttattTTTCTACCTCTGTGTTTAGCCTACTGTGAGATACAAATTATGCCAAATGAAATAACCAATGGGATGGATGATTCCAGGCTCTGCTGAACTCCACAggtccaccattttaaagtagtcaaagtagtcaactgggtggggctTCCTATGGGTTGTAGCCTCAATCAAACGgaccatgctgtcacagacactataatagcacagatataaagatgagtcctctatctatctctatgtggTATGCTGACACCATTCCCTTTCCCTACTTCTCCAGATGTCTTCCTGGTGGTAGGAGGCCCTCTAATGGAGGCATGATGGAGTGCAGTAGAACAGTATTTCAGGATTCCTCCTGAGAATCAGTGGTGATGTAAAtctttagcatgtaaatcttggtggggcaaactaaacatttttttatgcatgccagcaaagacacaacacaacactaaacaatacattcattgcactataacggtgacaaacggtgcacaCAAACTGTtcgggcctacataaagctgttctaACAGCAGAGCTttgttttcagcaccatggagtgaatccttaccaccacaacatcagcggagccttgtctggcagcgaaacagttcacccagcctcatttactgcctttaaaaaaaacatgcaatTCAAATAGTcgggatagccatttgattagctgttcaggagtctcatggcttgggggtagaagctgatatgaagccttttggacctagacttggcgctccggaacagctttccgtgcggtagcagaaagaacgttctatgacaagggtggctggagttagggccttcctctgacaccacctggtatagaggtcctgaatgtcaggaagcttagccccagtgatgtactgggccgtacgcactaccctctgtagtgctttgcggtcagaggccgagcagttgccataccaagcggtgatgcaaccagtcaggattttctcgatggtgcagctgtagaactttttgaggatctgaggaccacaTTTTTTCAGTCAACCGGGGGGGAAatggcgttgtcgtgccctcttcacaactgtcttggtgtgtttggtccatgatagtttgttggttatgtggaaagaaagaacttgaagctctcaacctgctccactacagcctgtcgatgagaatgggggcgtgctctgtcctccttttcctgtagtccacaatcatcttctttgttttgaTCACTTTGAGTGAGAtgttgtttacctggcaccacaatgccaggtctctgacctcctccctattggctgtctcatcgttgtctgtgatcaggacTACCACTATTGTGttgttggcaaacttaatgatggtgtaggAGTCATGCtttgccatgcagtcatgggtgaacagggagtacaggaggggacatagcacgcacccctgaggggcccccgtgttgaggatcaggtgggaaagggcagtgtggagtgcaatagagattgcatcctctgtggatctgttggcgcGGAATGAAAATAGGAGTGGGTTTCTGGGATAAGGGTGTTAAATAGGagtgggtttctgggataatggtgttgatgtgagccatgaccagcctttcaaagcacttcatggctacagatgtgattgctacgggtcggtagtcatttaggcaggttaccctggtgttcttgggcacagggactatggtggtctgcttgaaacatgttgatattacagactcatttagggacaggttgaaaatgtcagtgaagacatttgccagttggtcagcgcatgctcggagtacacatcctggtaatccgtctggccctgcggccttgtgaatgttgacctgtttaaaggtcttactcacatcggcaacggagagtgtgatcacacagtcgtccggaacagctgatgctctcatgcatgcctcagttttgcttacctcgaagcgagcatagaagtaatttagcttgtctggtaggctcgtgtcactgggcagcttgcggctgtgcttccctttatagtccgtaatagtttgcaagccctgccacattcgacgagcgTCGGAGTCAGTGTAGTACGAtccaatcttaatcctgtattgacgcttgcctgtttgatggttaatCTGAGgtcatagtgggatttcttataagcgtccgggttagagtcctgctccttgaaagcagaaggtctaccctttagctcagtgcggatgttgcctgtaatccatggcttctgtttggggtatgtaGGTGcggtcactgtgaggacgatgtcatcgatgcacttattgatgggGCAgcagggggcggcaggtagcctagtggttagagcattgggccagtaacccaagctgattgaatccccgagctgacaaggtaaaaatctgttgttctgcccctgaataaggcagtcaacccactgttccccggtaggccgtcattgtaaataagaatttgttcttaacggacttgcctagttaaataaaggttgaataaaaaaatgaattgatgaAACCAGTGaccgatgtggtgtactcctcaatgccttcggaagaatcccggaacatattccagtctgtgctagcaaaacagtccggTAGCTTAGCACATGCGTCATCTGAACATTTCcgattgagtgagtcactggtactacctgctttagtttttgcttgtgagcaggaatcaggtggtcagatttgccaaatggaggacgaaagagagctttgtacacgtctctgtatgtagagtaaaggtggtctagagatttttcctctggttgtacatgtaacatgctggtagaaatgaggtaaaatggatttaagattccctgcattaaagtccccgagctactaggagcgccgcctctggatgagctttttcttatttgcttatggccttatacagctcgttgactGTGGTCTTAacgccagcatcggtttgtgctggtaaatagacagctacgaaaaatagagatgaaaactcttggtaaatagtgtggtctactgcttatcatgagatactctacctcaggcgagcaaaaccttgagacttccttaatattagatttcgtaCAACAgttgttatttacaaatagacacagaccgccaccccttgtcttaccggaggcagctgttctatcttgctaATGCACCGAAAACCCAGCCAGTTGTATGTTATCCATGTAGTCGTTCAGCTACGAcgtggtgaaacataagatactacagtttttaatgtcccggaGGTAAGATAGTCTTGATTGGATATCATCCATTTTATTATgaaatgattgcacgttggctaaaaggactgatggtagaggcggatccttacaaggcaccccgaccaACGTCCCCAATATCTCCGTCTCTTCTTCATGAGAATGAAGGGGATTTGGCGGgagtctgaagtaaatccttcacgttcgactcgttaaagaaaaaaatctttgtccagtacgaggtgagtaatcactgtcctgatatccagaagctcttctcAGTTATAATAGAtgatggcagaaacattatgtacagaataagttacaaataacgtgaaaaaacacacacaatagcacaatttgttaggagcccataaaacggcagccatctcctccggcgccagtGATCCCCTTATCActtattgttgaatttgcgatttccaacttgctgtgtaatgtttatgttgaatggccgatgagcaccaatacgtttttatctataatttctcttcatatgaaaaGCTCGGGgactttaatatatatatatatatatatatatatatatatatatatatatatatatatatatatatatatattttttttttaagctaAACTGGTTGTCttcccacctgccctgaatgacgcgTCGCCACCGCTGCTGATATTAAGCAATAACTGCAGAAGCTACAGTATATTGGACCAGGACTAGTCATTAGCTGCATAGGGAGAAAGTTTTCTTTACACACACAAAATCATACCTGGTCCGGATGGACCTGATCAAATCAAAGTCGGTAACAACTAACGTAACTCTCTGAGCGAATCACTTTCACCGGATGTGACGTAAGACACTGAGTCGGGCATCCTTCCTTTCGGTCGCAGGCTGCACGTAGCTGCAGCGGTCTGATAAGTAACGTCCCCAGAAGTCAGCTGTTGCTGGAATATCGGTTGTTATTGGTTCTTTTGGAGGGCACTAACCACCCAACAATATGCCCATGTACCAGGTAAAGCCCGTCTTTGGGGATGACATAAAGACTGATTTGCCAACCTGCATGTACAAGTTGCCGAATATCCACGCGCAGAGAAGTGCAAGTGGCTGCTCGGAACATGCGCTTCAGGTAACTAACGTTATTTGAAATCCGACCATAAATGGACTAGCTAATCTCACTAATGTCATGAATTAACTAGCCAGCTAATAAATGTGACAATTTGCTGTCAAAAATGAGCTAACGTTACATAgccccacaacaacaacagtttgATCATTTGCCAGaaaattagctaacgttagcctagcTTCAACCCTACCAATCTCTTATTCGGCTGATGCAATGATGTGTGGCTGACTAACGTAATTTGAGTTAACTACCGTAGCTAGATGTTTTGGTTGTGCCCCCCAGAATTTGTGACAGGACGTTACCAGTACACTACTCCGAACGTATATTTTCCTCTACATAGTTAGTTAGATTTTAGCAGCCAGCATATGATTGGCCCAGGTCAGACATTTTGTGTGCTAGACTGAGTGGATGATATTGGTGGGTGTAACTGACTGCCAGTAATttactactgtagctagctaacgttagcgagacAGCAACAAAAACATGTCattatacagtataatgaacaacTACGTTATATAGACGTGCTGTCATTTCTAGTAGCCTTTTTCTATATGCCATGTAGGCTAATGGATTCAGCCATAGCCGAGCCTAATATTATAGTGTTGCTAGCTGGCTATAGGAATGGCTCTGAATTCAGCCTTATCAACAATGACTCCCTGTTTACAATCATCAGACCAAATGATCTAGCTAGTTTATAAGAATGAGTCAATGACACATTTCTGTTTTCATGTTTGGTGTTTTGACAGCTCACCTAAAGATTTCCTCAGGAAACACAGCTTTCTTGGCAATCAATCCCTTCACCTCCCTCAGTATTCAGTCCCCCTCAAACAATTATCTGCCTGACTACATAGTCCCTCAGTGGGACAAAGGCCTAGCCAATGTTGCACTGAAAGttgctaatattgtgttgattcgaTGACAATTGCCatagtaaagggaaacgttgatagtgttaactaacagggaaaactctagaaagttgagaaGTTCAATCTAGCGGCAGTCCCGGGGGAGTTGCGTGCCTGCCTGCAGCTTGGAGGGAACATTGGGCTTAACATGAATGatcatgtaatgtgtgtgtattgtgttaacACATTTCCTTCACAGGGCCCTGAGggcagcatgtgtgtgtttgtttgtggcaGGGTGTGTTTACTTTCTCTTTTTGTCAGACAGGTGGACCCTGCAGTACAGGCTTTGGAGCTGCGTCAGCATAAAATCAAGTGTTTGTCTTAATGTACTATATATGTGTTAACCATAGCTCTCCACCCCCCCCGTAGAATGGGACAGAGGTGGACCCTGCGTTCAGAGACCTGGAGGTACGTCAGGATAAGATCATGCGCAGGCTCTATGAATTGAAGGCAGCCGTGGATGGCCTGGCCAAGACCGTGACCACACCCGACGCTGACCTGGACCAGACTGTGACCTCTCTctcccagagtcccacagccacATCCTTTAGAGGTACTGCAGACCTGGACTCCCTACTGGGCAAGGTGAGGAATAGAGCTCTTGTCTGTTAAATATCTTATAGAAATAGAGCTCTTGTCAATTATAGGAGTAGAGCTCTTGTCTGTTAGTGATCTTATAGGAGTAGAGCTCTTGTCTGTTAGTGATCTTATAGGAGTAGAGCTCTTGTCTGTTAGAGATCTTATAGGAGTAGAGCTCTTGTCTGTTAGAGATCTTATAGGAATAGAGCTCTTGTCTGTTAGAGATCTTATAGGAGTAGAGCTCTTGTCTGTTAGAGATCTTATAGGAATAGAGCTCTTGTCTGTTAGAGATCTTATAGGAATAGAGCTCTTGTCTGTTAGAGATCTTATAGGAGTAGAGCTCTTGTCTGTTAGAGATCTTATAGGAGTAGAGCTCTTGTCTGTTAGTGATCTTATAGGAGTAGAGCTCTTGTCTGTTAGTGATCTTATAGGAGTAGAGCTCTTGTCTGTTAGAGATCTTATAGGAGTAGAGCTCTTGTCTGTTAGTGATCTTATAGGAGTAGAGCTCTTGTCTGTTAGAGATCTTATAGGAGTAGAGCTCTTGTCTGTTAGAGATCTTATAGGAGTAGAGCTCTTGTCTGTTAGAGATCTTATAGGAATAGAGCTCTTGTCTGTTAGAGATCTTATAGGAATAGAGCTCTTGTCTGTTAGAGATCTTATAGGAATAGAGCTCTTGTCTGTTAGAGATCTTATAGGAATAGAGCTCTTGTCTGTTAGAGATCTTATAGGAGTAGAGCTCTTGTCTGTTAGTGATCTTATAGGAGTAGAGCTCTTGTCTGTTAGAGATCTTATAGGAGTAGAGCTCTTGTCTGTTAGAGATCTTATAGGAATAGAGCTCTTGTCTGTTAGAGATCTTATAGGAGTAGAGCTCTTGTCTGTTAGAGATCTTATAGGAGTAGAGCTCTTGTCTGTTAGAGATCTTATAGGAATAGAGCTCTTGTCTGTTAGAGATCTTATAGGAGTAGAGCTCTTGTCTGTTAGAGATCTTATAGGAATAGAGCTCTTGTCTGTTAGAGATCTTATAGGAATAGCAATTCATTAAGTTGAGTTTCGTCAATACGCCGCATAATTTGTCTATTTCGGCTGTGCCACGACTCAAGTGTGGTGGAAACGCCTTATGAGGGTATCATCATAATTTGTCCTGTACCCATTAGGACCTTGGTGCCCTCCGGGACATTGTGATCAACGCCAATCCAGCACGACCACCCCTCACCCTGCTGGTGCTCCACGCAATGCTGTGCCAGCGCTACCGGGTGCTCTCCAGTGTGCATGTCCACTCATCAGTGTCCGGTGTGCCCGCGCAGCTGCTCGCCTGCCTGGGGCCGCGCCACGCAGACAGCTACGTCCGCCAGCGTTTCCAGCTGGGCTTCACCCTTATATGGAAAGATGGTGAGGGTTGGTGGTAGTCAGAGACAGGGTAGTAAAAGAGTAGAAAGTTTAGATTGGGAACAGTGGGTGGGCAGATTGGGTTAAGTGAAGGGGGTGGAGAGACTGGGTAGAAAAAGAGGGGAATGTtgggagagggggggtagaaaGAGTAGTGGAGTGAGAGATAGGGTATGGCTAGGAATGTCACCTAGCTTTGAACTGACGTGACTGGTCTAGGTTAGGGAGATGTGATGTCAGACGTACTAGTATCGCTCACCATTTACTATTCATATGTATAGACAATGTGTCCTTTCATTGTTAGCTGCTTTCAACATTTTTAACACCTATTTAGATTATCTCTGGAGTAAATGTAcctttctcctctcatcccttGCCCTCTCTtccgtctcccccctctctttctctctcgccgtctcccccctctctttctctctcgccgtctcccccctctctctctctcgccgtctcccccctctctctctccgtctcccccctctctctctccgtctcccccctctctctctccgtctcccccctctctctctctcgccgtctctctctctcgtcgtctccctccctctctgtatctctatatctctagtCTCCAAGCTGCAGATGAAGTTCAGCATTCAGAACATGTGCCCCATCGAGGGCGAGGCCAACGTGGCGCGCTTCTTGTTCCGCCTCGTTGCCCCTTACCCCAGCGACCCCGCCCTGGCTACACTGGTGGACAGTTGGGTGGACACAGCCTTCTTCCAGCTCGCTGAGGGCAGCGCTAAGGAGCGGTCGGCAGTCCTCCGCGCCCTCAACGGCGCTTTGGGTCGCGACCCCTGGCTGGCCGGTCCCGAGCTCTCGCTGGCTGACATCGCCTGTTACTGCTGCGTCCTCCAGACAGGCCCTGCCGCCTCCTGTCCTGCCAACGTCCAGCGCTGGCTTAAAGCGTGTGAGAACCTGGGCCACTTTGGCCCCGCCAACCCTCTACTGCAGTGACAGCTGCCTAGCAGATCTCAGGGTGCTTCAATGGAGTAGGTAGAAGATACCCACTAGTCATTGATCCAGAGTCAGATATTGCCCCAGTCCCCTTGTTGGGAATAGAGGTTTTGGGGTGAAGTAGTAGTCTGACCCTAGATCTGTGTACGGGTGACTTCTAGCTGGAGCGCCACCAGGGCCCAGCCTATGGGGTTTAACTGTATCTCTGCACTGTGCTCAGAACGAAAAGGGAATAATTGAATACACCTGTCACATCCCAATACTCTAGAAATGCTCCCTTACTCCCTTACTTGTGTATCTAAGCTTTGCAATGACTGAACAGATATAGATAGCTGTAAACACAGTTCTCCCTCCCTCGTGCCTAACAAGATGATCTACacagatgggtgtgtgtgtgggggcgtaGTAATGGGGTGTGACTTGATGTTTAACTAAAGAAGCGGTTGAAAAATGTGACGCAACAGGACCTACTGATGTGGTATCTACAGTATGAAAAGTAAAACTTTGTAGCGTTTTTGTTCTTAAATCACTAAAATGTCCACTTTGGATCAAACTTTGAACTGTGGTTTCCCCTGTTTCTTTTGTCTGTATGTATGGTTAGTTTCAGCTTTCGTTCATCGCTTGAACCCTACTTCACTTATATAACCTGAGAAAGAATGAGACTGTTACTTTGTGACATCAATGAGTGTagctgtacaaaacattagaaacacctgctctttccatgacagactgaccaggtgaatccaggtgaaatgtcacttgttaaatccacttcaatcagtgtcgatgaaggggaggagacgggttaaataaggatgtttaagccttgagataattagacatggattgtgtatgtgtgtcatttagagggtgaatgggcaagacatagtaggtgccaggcgcacctgtttgtgtcaagaactgcaagaatggtccaccacccaaaggacatccagccaactggagtcaacatgggtcagcatccctgtggaaggctttcgacaccttgtagagtccatgccctgatgaaatCGGGCTGTTCTAAGAGCAGAAGAGGGGCtaagtcaatattaggaaggtattcctaatgttttgtacactcagtgtaagtgTTAGGTGTTACACACAGAATGACCTTGAAGGAATATTTCACCCACATTACAGAAGGACCTCTTGGTTTCCTCCaggcctcgttttgtatcacttTCCAATTATAAAACTGGGGGGGCAAAAATGCTATTTCAGAATGTGTTGGGGGGCATGTCCCCCCCCCTGTCCCCTGtaaaagttgcgcccctggtttCCTTACCATaccagcagtctatggacaaggttaGACATCAATCTATGCTGTGGTTTACCTGGTCACTGTCGCCAAATGACAATTTAGCATAtgtggcacaaatccaatgcaagtcaacatcccatatatatatatttttttttgcgcTTCATGTCTGCATCATCTTAAAGTAACTTAATTGAGCTACACAATCAATTTTAGACTGAGATCAATATGAACTTAATGCCACATCTGATCTATTGTAAATTAGTTTGGTAAAGCAAGCACTAACTACTGCAGTAGGTTGTCTGGGGTTTCACAGATGGTGTGACAAACGCTAAGAAGAGGAACAGAATGTACTGTCTGGCTGAAACACTTGTTATGTCATCACATAATGGTATTTCTATATTCTTCCTAGACTCTTAATGTTATTTTCTATATTATGTTgttctatattaaacccagtggtggaaaaagtacccaattgtcatatttgagtaaaagtaatgataccttaatagaaaatgactcaagtgaaagtcacccagaagaatattacttaagtaaaagttttaaaatgttttttgaaTATTTGGTTttgaatatacttaagtatcaaatgtaaatgtaattggtTAAATgtacttaattatcaaaagtaaagTTATAactaatttcaaattccttattaagTAAATACTTTTGTATCATTACttctgatacttaagtatatttgtgcaattacatttacttttgatgctgaactatattttaaaccaaatactttaacttttactcaagtagtattttactgggtaacttttacttgagtcattttctatgaaggtatctttacttttacttgagtatgacagttgggtaccttttccaccactgactagtacttttgggtgtgaaGGAAAATGTATGtgaagtacattattttcattagaAAGGAAGTGAAGTAAAAGTCAGATACCCCAAAAACCGATTTAAGTACTTAAGTGCACCACTGATTTAAACCAAATTAATCTGGATTGCTAAAAAAGTGTGAATTATTCAGTAGTAACCCATCTGTCCAATAGGTGGCAGGTGAGTCATTTACTATGGCTTGACAAACTAATATTTTTGCCCTTCCAGGCTTTTCACAGATCAGTTCATATAACGCAGTATGCCAAGAGGTGGGAACAGAATAATCCAGCAGGTAAACTGCAGACAGCAGACACTTTTCCAAAAGACATtcatgtaaactcagcaacaaaaaaaaaacctcttcactgttaactgcgtttattttcagcaaacttaacatgtgtaaatatttgtatgaacataacaagattcaacaactgagacataaactgaacaaattccacagtcatgtgactaacagaaatttaataatgtgtccctgaacaaagggggtcaaaatcaaaagtaacagtcagtatctggtgtggccaccagctgcattaagtactgccgtgcatctcctcctcatggactgcaccagatttgccagttcttgctgtgagatgttaccccactcttccaccaaggcacctaaaAAGTCCCggacatttctagggggaatggccctaggccCAGACTATGACGGACCCTCCAAATccatcctgctccagagtacaggcctctgtatAACGCTccttccttcgacgataaacgtgaatccgaccatcacccctggtgagacaaaactgcgactcgtaagtgaagagcactttttgccagtcctgtctggtccagcaacggtgggtttgtgcccataggcgacgtcgttgccggtgatgtctggtgaggacccgTCTTACAACAAGCctgcaagccctcagtccagcctctctcagcctattgcggacagtcagcactgatggagagattgtgcgctcctggtgtaactcggtcagttgttgttgccatcctgtacctgtcccgcaggtgtgatgtttggatgtaccgatcctgtgcaggtgt is drawn from Oncorhynchus mykiss isolate Arlee unplaced genomic scaffold, USDA_OmykA_1.1 un_scaffold_215, whole genome shotgun sequence and contains these coding sequences:
- the LOC110539039 gene encoding aminoacyl tRNA synthase complex-interacting multifunctional protein 2 isoform X1, with the protein product MPMYQVKPVFGDDIKTDLPTCMYKLPNIHAQRSASGCSEHALQNGTEVDPAFRDLEVRQDKIMRRLYELKAAVDGLAKTVTTPDADLDQTVTSLSQSPTATSFRGTADLDSLLGKDLGALRDIVINANPARPPLTLLVLHAMLCQRYRVLSSVHVHSSVSGVPAQLLACLGPRHADSYVRQRFQLGFTLIWKDVSKLQMKFSIQNMCPIEGEANVARFLFRLVAPYPSDPALATLVDSWVDTAFFQLAEGSAKERSAVLRALNGALGRDPWLAGPELSLADIACYCCVLQTGPAASCPANVQRWLKACENLGHFGPANPLLQ
- the LOC110539039 gene encoding aminoacyl tRNA synthase complex-interacting multifunctional protein 2 isoform X2 is translated as MPMYQNGTEVDPAFRDLEVRQDKIMRRLYELKAAVDGLAKTVTTPDADLDQTVTSLSQSPTATSFRGTADLDSLLGKDLGALRDIVINANPARPPLTLLVLHAMLCQRYRVLSSVHVHSSVSGVPAQLLACLGPRHADSYVRQRFQLGFTLIWKDVSKLQMKFSIQNMCPIEGEANVARFLFRLVAPYPSDPALATLVDSWVDTAFFQLAEGSAKERSAVLRALNGALGRDPWLAGPELSLADIACYCCVLQTGPAASCPANVQRWLKACENLGHFGPANPLLQ